The following coding sequences are from one Lolium rigidum isolate FL_2022 chromosome 6, APGP_CSIRO_Lrig_0.1, whole genome shotgun sequence window:
- the LOC124668177 gene encoding probable glycerol-3-phosphate acyltransferase 2 encodes MLGQHHHRQSSSDISTFPEIILTSLQTPQDDEHLRNKTLILDVEGGLLRSPSIFPYFMLVAIEAGSFLRGLILLCLYPLLCCLPQEVELQIMVIVCFMGLSEEKVARVARATLPKYFLEDVGREGFEVLRGMKRVTGVCSLLPRIMVEPFLKEYMGLEVVVGREVKMIKGRYVGLLEKESEGKLEQAKFDETEMIGLGCSSSYFGYDHHQLFSWCKEVYLVTPEEKRKWSPLPRDQYPRPLIFHDGRLAFRPTPQATIAMFMWLPVALPLTLLRTLIFLNLPYPIAVAIGSVIGVTTRVINSPVHTGQVGSEPHAQPSSQGHLYVCNHRTLLDPVYISAMLNKQVSAVTYSVSRVTELISPIRTVRLTRNRDEDRTRMEQSLRLGDLVVCPEGTTCREPYLLRFSHLFAELVDEVYPVALVNWSSMFHGTSTGKSKYLDHFYFFMNPRPAYDVQFMDKMPTKMVIDGKRCESYEVANFVQGEIGRILGFQSTKLTRKEKYLRLAGNEGFADTKE; translated from the exons ATGCTAGGCCAGCACCATCACCGGCAAAGCTCAAGCGACATATCTACCTTTCCTGAGATCATCCTCACATCCTTGCAGACTCCACAAGATGATGAACACCTCCGGAACAAAACTCTCATCCTAGATGTTGAAGGAGGTCTCCTGAGGTCTCCATCTATCTTTCCTTATTTCATGCTTGTTGCAATAGAGGCAGGTAGTTTCCTAAGAGGCCTCATCCTACTATGCCTCTACCCTTTGCTATGTTGCCTGCCACAAGAAGTAGAATTACAGATCATGGTCATCGTGTGCTTCATGGGGTTAAGCGAAGAGAAGGTGGCTAGGGTTGCAAGGGCGACGTTGCCAAAGTATTTCCTAGAGGATGTGGGAAGGGAAGGATTTGAAGTGCTgagagggatgaagagggtgacaggGGTTTGTAGCCTGTTACCAAGGATAATGGTGGAACCATTTCTTAAGGAGTATATGGGGTTGGAAGTGGTGGTGGGAAGGGAGGTGAAGATGATAAAAGGGCGTTATGTTGGTTTATTGGAAAAGGAGAGTGAAGGAAAGCTAGAGCAGGCAAAGTTCGACGAAACAGAGATGATAGGGTTGGGATGCAGCTCAAGCTATTTTGGTTATGATCATCACCAGCTTTTCTCTTGGTGCAAG GAAGTATACTTGGTGACACcagaagaaaagagaaaatgGTCACCCTTGCCAAGAGACCAGTACCCAAGGCCCCTGATCTTCCATGATGGCAGGCTGGCCTTTAGGCCTACCCCTCAAgccaccatagccatgttcatgtgGCTCCCAGTTGCGCTGCCCCTCACCTTGCTCCGAACACTAATCTTTCTGAACCTACCATACCCTATTGCCGTTGCAATTGGATCAGTGATTGGTGTAACAACTCGAGTCATCAACTCACCAGTCCACACTGGTCAAGTAGGTTCTGAACCACATGCCCAGCCCAGCTCGCAGGGCCATCTTTACGTGTGCAACCATCGCACACTTCTCGACCCGGTCTACATCTCAGCAATGCTGAACAAGCAGGTATCAGCCGTCACTTACAGTGTCAGCCGTGTAACTGAGCTCATATCACCGATCAGGACTGTCCGGTTGACCCGAAACCGAGATGAGGACCGGACGAGGATGGAGCAGTCACTGAGGCTGGGGGATTTGGTGGTCTGCCCTGAGGGGACCACATGCCGGGAGCCATACCTGCTTCGCTTCAGCCATCTGTTTGCCGAGCTCGTTGATGAGGTCTATCCAGTCGCACTGGTGAACTGGTCCAGcatgttccacggtacctccaccGGCAAGTCCAAGTATCTAGACCACTTCTACTTTTTCATGAACCCACGCCCGGCTTATGATGTTCAGTTCATGGACAAGATGCCAACCAAGATGGTGATCGATGGGAAGAGATGCGAGAGTTACGAGGTGGCCAACTTCGTGCAGGGTGAGATTGGTAGGATTCTTGGGTTTCAATCCACCAAGCTCACCCGTAAGGAAAAATACTTGAGGCTGGCAGGAAATGAAGGGTTTGCTGATACAAAGGAGTAA
- the LOC124667456 gene encoding uncharacterized protein LOC124667456, which yields MAAIAYASHVRRLLLHPGAGAPARSFYAQPYQAKVGVVEFLNGVGKGVETHAAKLEEAVGGDLQRLLETRTLRLKKLGVPVKHRKLILSFAHKYRLGLWKPPAEARKAQ from the exons ATGGCCGCCATCGCGTATGCGTCCCAtgtgcgccgcctcctcctccaccccggcgccggagctccggcgaggtcctTCTACGCCCAGCCCTACCAAG CCAAGGTCGGCGTGGTGGAGTTCCTGAACGGGGTCGGGAAGGGCGTGGAGACGCACGCCGCCAAgctggaggaggccgtgggcggaGACCTCCAGAGGCTGCTCGAGACCCGCACGCTGCGGCTCAAGAAGCTCGGCGTCCCCGTCAAGCAC AGGAAGTTGATTTTGAGTTTTGCTCACAAGTACCGTCTTGGTCTCTGGAAGCCCCCAGCAGAAGCCAGGAAAGCACAATGA